The Hydrogenophaga crocea genome contains a region encoding:
- a CDS encoding benzoate-CoA ligase family protein yields the protein MTAPTVAAPPARFNFARHLIERNAARAAKTALIDDQGRLSYGELADAVARFGAALRQLGLRREERVLLLAHDSSDWVVAFLGALHAGVVPVAINTLLPAKDIAYMLGDSRAQAAIVSGALLPTLQEAMAQGGHEVQHLIVSRGSALPAGARAFDALVKAAQPAAPADTHADEPAFWLYSSGSTGAPKGTVHSQANLYWTAELYGRGVLQLRESDTVFSAAKLFFAYGLGNALSFPLSVGASVVLMAERPTPQACFHRMTQHQPTVFCGAPTGYGGMLASPDLPAKSAVALRLCSSAGEALPQDIGERWTRHFGVEIIDGIGSTEMLHIFLSNVPGQVRYGTTGFPVPGYAVELRGEDGQPVATNPDGSSEIGDLYIQGPSAALMYWNNRSKSRDTFQGGWTKSGDKYLRNADGTYTYAGRNDDMLKVSGIYVSPFEVEATLVQHPAVLEAAVIGKEDSDGLTKTKAYVVLKPGQQASSADLQAFVKERLAPYKYPRFIEFLDELPKTATGKIQRFRLREREKAAG from the coding sequence ATGACCGCCCCCACCGTGGCCGCGCCGCCGGCGCGCTTCAACTTCGCCCGCCACCTGATCGAGCGCAATGCAGCCCGCGCGGCCAAGACCGCGCTCATCGACGACCAGGGCCGCCTGAGCTACGGCGAACTCGCCGACGCCGTGGCCCGCTTCGGCGCGGCGCTGCGCCAGCTCGGCCTGCGGCGCGAGGAACGCGTGCTGCTGCTCGCGCACGACAGCAGCGATTGGGTGGTGGCCTTCCTGGGCGCGCTGCACGCGGGTGTGGTGCCCGTGGCCATCAACACCCTGCTGCCGGCCAAGGACATCGCCTACATGCTCGGCGACAGCCGCGCGCAAGCGGCCATCGTCTCGGGCGCGCTGCTGCCCACGCTGCAAGAGGCCATGGCCCAGGGCGGCCATGAGGTGCAGCACCTGATCGTCTCGCGCGGCAGCGCCCTGCCCGCCGGCGCACGCGCCTTCGACGCGCTCGTGAAAGCCGCGCAACCCGCGGCCCCCGCCGACACGCACGCCGACGAGCCCGCGTTCTGGCTCTACTCGAGCGGCTCCACCGGCGCGCCCAAGGGCACGGTGCACAGCCAGGCCAACCTCTACTGGACCGCCGAGCTCTATGGCCGCGGCGTGCTGCAGCTGCGCGAGAGCGACACGGTGTTCTCGGCCGCCAAACTGTTCTTCGCCTATGGCCTGGGCAATGCGCTGAGCTTTCCGCTCAGCGTGGGCGCGAGCGTGGTGCTGATGGCCGAGCGGCCCACGCCGCAGGCCTGCTTCCATCGCATGACGCAGCACCAGCCCACCGTGTTCTGCGGCGCGCCCACGGGTTACGGCGGCATGCTCGCCAGCCCCGACCTGCCCGCGAAAAGCGCGGTGGCGCTGCGCCTGTGCTCCTCGGCCGGCGAGGCCCTGCCGCAGGACATCGGCGAGCGCTGGACGCGCCATTTCGGCGTCGAGATCATCGACGGCATCGGCTCCACCGAGATGCTGCACATCTTCCTGTCCAACGTGCCCGGCCAGGTGCGCTACGGCACCACGGGCTTTCCGGTGCCGGGCTATGCGGTGGAGCTGCGCGGCGAAGACGGCCAGCCCGTGGCCACGAACCCCGACGGCTCGTCGGAGATCGGCGACCTCTACATCCAGGGCCCGAGCGCCGCGCTCATGTACTGGAACAACCGCAGCAAGAGCCGCGACACCTTCCAGGGCGGCTGGACCAAGAGCGGCGACAAGTACCTGCGCAACGCCGATGGCACCTACACCTACGCGGGCCGCAACGACGACATGCTCAAGGTCAGCGGCATCTACGTGAGCCCCTTCGAGGTGGAAGCCACGCTGGTGCAGCACCCCGCGGTGCTCGAGGCCGCGGTGATCGGCAAGGAAGACAGCGACGGCCTGACCAAGACCAAGGCCTATGTGGTGCTCAAGCCGGGCCAGCAGGCCAGCTCCGCCGATCTGCAGGCCTTCGTGAAGGAGCGCCTGGCGCCCTACAAGTACCCGCGCTTCATCGAGTTCCTCGACGAACTGCCCAAGACCGCCACCGGCAAGATCCAGCGCTTCCGGCTGCGCGAGCGCGAGAAGGCGGCGGGCTGA
- a CDS encoding 3,4-dehydroadipyl-CoA semialdehyde dehydrogenase: protein MSQTPLLPNIVAGQAQSGQGAGTPLFDPVLGTELVRVSRDGLDVASAFRFAREQGGAALRALSYRERAGLLAAVVQVLQAKRDDYYAIATANSGTVTRDSAVDIDGGIFTLGQYAKWGEKLGDARALLDGGRIRLGKDEGFQAQHILTPTRGLALFINAFNFPSWGLWEKAAPALLSGVPVVVKPGTPTAWLTQRMVQDVVEAGVLPAGALSVICGSSHGLLDALEPFDVLSFTGSADTAALIRGHDAVAKRSVRVNIEADSLNSALLDPAATADSEAFKLFVNEVAREMTVKSGQKCTAIRRAFVPRALYQAAADAIGAKLAKTTVGNPRNEAVRMGALVSRAQFDSVREGLAQLLTEAQALYDGRSQALVDADPAVAACAQPVLLGTSDPVAARVLHDVEVFGPVATLMPYDSETQAYGLIRRGQGSLVASVYSADPAFTARAALELADSHGRVHAISPEVAQSQTGHGNVMPHSLHGGPGRAGGGEELGGLRALGFYHRRSAVQAHTGALDALAASATPLAF from the coding sequence ATGAGCCAGACCCCCCTCCTGCCCAACATCGTCGCCGGTCAAGCCCAATCGGGCCAAGGCGCGGGCACGCCCCTGTTCGACCCGGTGCTCGGCACCGAACTCGTGCGCGTGAGCCGCGACGGCCTGGACGTGGCGAGCGCCTTCCGCTTCGCGCGCGAACAGGGCGGGGCCGCGCTGCGCGCCCTGAGCTACCGCGAACGCGCCGGCCTGCTGGCCGCTGTGGTGCAGGTGCTGCAGGCCAAACGCGACGACTACTACGCGATCGCCACCGCCAACTCGGGCACGGTCACGCGCGACTCCGCGGTCGACATCGACGGCGGCATCTTCACGCTCGGCCAGTACGCCAAGTGGGGCGAGAAACTGGGCGATGCGCGCGCCCTGCTCGACGGCGGCCGCATCCGCCTGGGCAAGGACGAAGGCTTCCAGGCCCAGCACATCCTCACCCCCACGCGCGGTCTGGCGCTGTTCATCAACGCCTTCAACTTCCCGAGCTGGGGCCTGTGGGAAAAAGCCGCGCCCGCGCTGCTGTCGGGCGTGCCCGTGGTGGTCAAGCCCGGCACGCCCACGGCCTGGCTCACGCAGCGCATGGTGCAGGACGTGGTCGAGGCCGGTGTGCTGCCCGCGGGCGCGCTGTCGGTGATCTGCGGCTCGTCGCACGGCCTGCTCGACGCGCTCGAACCCTTCGACGTGCTGTCCTTCACCGGTTCGGCCGACACCGCCGCGCTGATCCGCGGCCACGACGCCGTGGCCAAGCGCTCGGTGCGCGTGAACATCGAGGCCGACAGCCTCAACAGCGCCCTGCTCGACCCCGCGGCCACCGCCGACAGCGAAGCCTTCAAGCTGTTCGTCAACGAGGTCGCGCGCGAGATGACGGTCAAGAGCGGGCAGAAGTGCACCGCGATCCGCCGCGCCTTCGTGCCGCGCGCGCTGTACCAAGCCGCCGCCGACGCGATCGGTGCCAAGCTCGCCAAGACCACCGTGGGCAACCCGCGCAACGAAGCCGTGCGCATGGGCGCGCTGGTGAGCCGCGCGCAGTTCGACAGCGTGCGCGAAGGCCTGGCGCAATTGCTCACCGAAGCCCAGGCGCTGTACGACGGCCGCAGCCAGGCCCTGGTTGACGCCGACCCCGCCGTGGCCGCCTGCGCCCAACCCGTGCTGCTGGGCACCAGCGACCCGGTGGCCGCGCGCGTGCTGCACGATGTGGAGGTGTTCGGCCCCGTGGCCACCCTGATGCCCTACGACAGCGAGACCCAGGCCTACGGGCTGATCCGCCGTGGCCAGGGCTCGCTCGTGGCTTCGGTCTACAGCGCCGACCCGGCTTTCACTGCGCGCGCCGCGCTCGAGCTCGCCGACAGCCACGGCCGCGTGCACGCGATCTCGCCGGAGGTCGCGCAGTCGCAGACCGGCCATGGCAACGTGATGCCGCACTCGCTGCACGGCGGCCCGGGCCGCGCGGGCGGCGGCGAAGAGCTGGGCGGCCTGCGCGCGCTCGGCTTCTACCACCGCCGCAGCGCGGTGCAGGCGCACACCGGTGCGCTCGACGCGCTCGCCGCCAGCGCCACGCCGCTGGCCTTCTGA
- a CDS encoding helix-turn-helix transcriptional regulator — MDAEAAPSPTVPVEEDRHPFLVSLGERVRTLRSRRGMTRKAVAIAADVSERHLANLEYGTGNASILVLLQVAEALQCPLAELIGDVSTSSPEWLLIREMLAGRPEADLRRVRMAIGSALGQGQADTDATRRTRIALIGLRGAGKSTLGQRLADDLGYAFIELSREIEKFAGCSIEEIHALYGTPAYRRYERRALEEAIQIYPEVVIATPGGLVSDAANFNLLLAHCTTVWLQADPADHMGRVAAQGDMRPMAASREAMEDLKRILAGRSAFYSKAELHFNTSAYGSVDAAFQALSDEVRALVSG, encoded by the coding sequence ATGGACGCCGAAGCCGCCCCCAGCCCGACCGTGCCGGTCGAAGAAGACCGCCATCCGTTCCTGGTGTCGCTGGGCGAGCGCGTGCGCACGCTGCGCTCGCGCCGCGGCATGACGCGCAAGGCGGTGGCGATCGCGGCCGACGTGTCCGAGCGCCACCTCGCCAACCTCGAGTACGGCACGGGCAACGCGTCCATCCTGGTGCTGCTGCAGGTGGCCGAGGCGCTGCAGTGCCCGCTCGCCGAACTTATTGGCGATGTGAGCACAAGCTCACCGGAATGGCTGCTGATCCGCGAGATGCTGGCCGGCCGCCCCGAGGCCGACCTGCGCCGCGTGCGCATGGCCATCGGCAGCGCGCTGGGCCAGGGCCAGGCCGACACCGACGCCACGCGGCGCACGCGCATCGCGCTCATCGGCCTGCGCGGGGCGGGCAAGTCCACGCTGGGCCAGCGCCTGGCCGACGACCTGGGCTACGCCTTCATCGAGCTCAGCCGCGAGATCGAGAAGTTCGCCGGCTGCAGCATCGAGGAGATCCACGCGCTTTACGGCACGCCGGCCTACCGGCGCTACGAGCGCCGTGCGCTCGAGGAGGCGATCCAGATCTACCCCGAGGTGGTGATCGCCACGCCCGGCGGCCTGGTGTCGGACGCGGCCAACTTCAACCTGCTGCTCGCGCACTGCACCACCGTGTGGCTGCAGGCCGATCCGGCCGACCACATGGGCCGCGTGGCGGCGCAGGGCGACATGCGGCCCATGGCCGCGAGCCGCGAGGCCATGGAAGACCTCAAGCGCATCCTCGCGGGGCGCTCGGCTTTCTATTCCAAGGCAGAGTTGCACTTCAACACCAGCGCCTACGGCAGCGTGGACGCGGCCTTCCAGGCCCTGAGCGACGAGGTCCGCGCGCTGGTGTCGGGCTGA
- the boxC gene encoding 2,3-epoxybenzoyl-CoA dihydrolase, whose product MSQPAPVDYRTEPGQYRHWKLSVDGAIATLSINIDEDGGLRPGYKLKLNSYDLGVDIELHDALNRIRFEHPQVRSVVVTSLKDRVFCSGANIFMLGLSSHAWKVNFCKFTNETRNGIEDSSQHSGLKFIAALNGACAGGGYELALACDEIVLVDDRSSAVSLPEVPLLGVLPGTGGLTRVTDKRHVRHDLADIFCTTSEGVRGKKAVDWRLVDSIAKPQQFAAHVKERAEALAAQSDRPANAQGVALPRVQRTDSADGIEYANVSVAIDRAKRTATLTVKAPKTAQPTDIAGIEAAGASWWPLQMARELDDAILNLRTNELDVGTWLIKTEGDAAAVLASDATLLRHQNHWFVRETIGLLRRTFARLDVSSRSLFALIEQGSCFAGSLAELAFCADRTYMLALPDDEAKAPRITLGEFNLGLLPMVNGQSRLQRRFYEESAAMEAVRAAVGKALDADAALELGLVTSSPDDIDWADEVRIAIEERAAMSPDALTGLEANLRFAQKENMLTRIFGRLTAWQNWIFIRPNAVGDKGALKVYGKGDKAQFDFNRV is encoded by the coding sequence ATGAGCCAGCCCGCCCCCGTCGACTACCGCACCGAACCCGGCCAGTACCGCCACTGGAAACTCAGCGTCGATGGCGCCATCGCCACGCTGTCCATCAACATCGACGAAGACGGCGGCCTGCGCCCCGGCTACAAGCTCAAGCTCAACAGCTACGACCTGGGCGTGGACATCGAGCTGCACGACGCGCTCAACCGCATCCGCTTCGAGCACCCGCAGGTGCGCAGCGTGGTGGTCACCAGCCTCAAGGACCGCGTGTTCTGCTCGGGCGCCAACATCTTCATGCTCGGCCTCTCCAGCCACGCCTGGAAAGTGAACTTCTGCAAGTTCACCAACGAAACGCGCAACGGCATCGAAGACTCGTCCCAGCACAGCGGCCTGAAGTTCATCGCGGCCCTCAACGGCGCCTGCGCCGGCGGCGGCTACGAGCTGGCCCTGGCCTGCGACGAGATCGTGCTGGTCGACGACCGCAGCAGCGCCGTGAGCCTGCCCGAGGTGCCGCTGCTGGGCGTGCTGCCCGGCACCGGCGGCCTCACCCGCGTGACCGACAAGCGCCACGTGCGCCACGACCTCGCCGACATCTTCTGCACCACCAGCGAAGGGGTGCGCGGAAAGAAGGCGGTCGACTGGCGCCTGGTCGACTCGATCGCCAAGCCGCAGCAGTTCGCGGCCCATGTGAAAGAGCGCGCCGAGGCCCTGGCCGCGCAGAGCGACCGCCCCGCCAATGCCCAGGGCGTGGCCCTGCCGCGCGTGCAGCGCACCGACAGCGCCGACGGCATCGAATACGCGAACGTGAGCGTGGCCATCGACCGCGCCAAGCGCACCGCCACGCTGACCGTGAAGGCGCCCAAGACCGCGCAACCCACCGACATCGCCGGCATCGAAGCCGCCGGCGCCTCGTGGTGGCCGCTGCAGATGGCGCGTGAACTCGACGACGCGATCCTCAACCTGCGCACCAACGAGCTCGACGTCGGCACCTGGCTGATCAAGACCGAGGGCGACGCCGCCGCCGTGCTGGCCAGCGACGCCACGCTGCTGCGCCACCAGAACCACTGGTTCGTGCGCGAAACCATCGGCCTGCTGCGCCGCACCTTCGCGCGCCTGGACGTGTCCTCGCGCAGCCTGTTCGCGCTGATCGAGCAGGGCTCGTGCTTCGCGGGTTCGCTGGCCGAACTGGCCTTCTGCGCCGACCGCACCTACATGCTCGCGCTGCCCGACGACGAAGCCAAGGCGCCGCGCATCACGCTGGGCGAGTTCAACCTGGGTCTGCTGCCCATGGTGAACGGCCAGTCGCGCCTGCAGCGCCGCTTCTACGAAGAGAGCGCCGCGATGGAAGCCGTGCGCGCTGCGGTGGGCAAGGCGCTCGACGCCGACGCCGCGCTCGAACTCGGCCTGGTCACCTCCTCGCCCGACGACATCGACTGGGCCGACGAGGTGCGCATCGCGATCGAGGAACGCGCCGCCATGTCGCCCGACGCGCTCACCGGCCTCGAGGCCAACCTGCGTTTCGCGCAGAAGGAAAACATGCTCACGCGCATCTTCGGCCGCCTCACCGCCTGGCAGAACTGGATCTTCATCCGCCCCAACGCCGTCGGCGACAAGGGCGCGCTCAAGGTCTACGGCAAGGGCGACAAGGCCCAGTTCGATTTCAACCGCGTCTGA
- the boxB gene encoding benzoyl-CoA 2,3-epoxidase subunit BoxB, with amino-acid sequence MSAINYSEKIPNNVNLSEDRTLQRALEHWQPNYLQWWQDMGPEGSQNFDVYLRTAVSVDPQGWAQFGHVKMPDYRWGIFLNPGDADRKIHFGDHMGEAAWQDVPGEHRANLRRIIVTQGDTEPASVEQQRHLGLTAPSQYDLRNLFQVNVEEGRHLWAMVYLLHKYFGRDGREEAEALLERNSGDADNPRILEAFNEKTPDWLSFFMFTYFTDRDGKFQLCALAESAFDPLARTTKFMLTEEAHHMFVGESGVGRVITRTCQVMNELKTDDPAKLRAAGVIDLPTIQRYLNFHYSVTIDLFGADQSSNAAIFYSSGLKGRYEEGKRSDDHKLKGQTYKVLDVQGGQLVEKEVPMLNALNEVLRDDYIKDSMAGVERWNKLIEKAGLPHRLKVPHKAFHRNIGTLAGVKVSPEGRVVSESEWNAKVDEWLPTAEDRAFVASLMGRVVEPGKFANWIAPPVMGINRQPVDFEYVRFG; translated from the coding sequence ATGTCTGCCATCAACTACAGCGAGAAGATTCCCAACAACGTCAACCTTTCTGAAGACCGCACGCTGCAGCGCGCGCTAGAGCACTGGCAACCCAACTACCTGCAGTGGTGGCAGGACATGGGTCCCGAGGGCTCGCAGAACTTCGACGTCTACCTGCGCACCGCGGTCAGCGTGGACCCGCAGGGCTGGGCCCAGTTCGGCCACGTGAAGATGCCCGACTACCGCTGGGGCATCTTCCTCAACCCCGGTGACGCCGACCGCAAGATCCACTTCGGCGACCACATGGGCGAGGCCGCCTGGCAAGACGTGCCTGGCGAACACCGCGCCAACCTGCGCCGCATCATCGTGACGCAGGGCGACACCGAGCCCGCGTCAGTCGAACAGCAGCGCCACCTGGGCCTGACCGCGCCCAGCCAGTACGACCTGCGCAACCTGTTCCAGGTGAACGTGGAAGAAGGCCGCCACCTGTGGGCCATGGTCTACCTGCTGCACAAGTACTTCGGCCGCGACGGCCGCGAAGAAGCCGAGGCCCTGCTCGAGCGCAACAGCGGCGACGCCGACAACCCGCGCATCCTCGAGGCCTTCAACGAGAAGACGCCCGACTGGCTGAGCTTCTTCATGTTCACCTACTTCACCGACCGCGACGGCAAGTTCCAGCTCTGCGCGCTGGCCGAGTCCGCGTTCGATCCGCTGGCCCGCACGACCAAGTTCATGCTGACCGAAGAAGCGCACCACATGTTCGTGGGCGAGTCGGGCGTGGGCCGCGTGATCACGCGCACCTGCCAGGTGATGAACGAGCTCAAGACCGACGACCCCGCCAAGCTGCGCGCGGCCGGCGTGATCGACCTGCCCACCATCCAGCGCTACCTGAACTTCCACTACTCGGTCACCATCGACCTGTTTGGCGCCGACCAGTCGAGCAACGCCGCCATCTTCTACAGCTCGGGTCTCAAGGGCCGCTACGAAGAAGGCAAGCGCAGCGACGACCACAAGCTCAAGGGCCAGACCTACAAGGTGCTCGACGTGCAGGGCGGCCAGCTGGTGGAGAAGGAAGTCCCCATGCTCAACGCGCTCAACGAAGTGCTGCGCGACGACTACATCAAGGACTCGATGGCCGGCGTGGAGCGCTGGAACAAGCTGATCGAGAAAGCCGGTCTGCCGCACCGCCTGAAGGTGCCGCACAAGGCCTTCCACCGCAACATCGGCACGCTCGCGGGCGTGAAGGTGTCGCCCGAGGGCCGCGTGGTCAGCGAGTCGGAATGGAACGCCAAGGTGGACGAATGGCTGCCGACCGCGGAAGATCGCGCCTTCGTGGCCTCGCTCATGGGCCGCGTGGTCGAGCCGGGCAAGTTCGCCAACTGGATCGCACCGCCGGTCATGGGCATCAACCGCCAACCCGTCGACTTCGAATACGTCCGTTTCGGCTGA
- the boxA gene encoding benzoyl-CoA 2,3-epoxidase subunit BoxA, which yields MNAPVELAVIQQHLIDPEICIRCNTCEATCPVGAITHDANNYVVDADKCNLCMACVPPCPTGSIDNWRTMPKARAYSIEDQFGWESLPAELPAEELAAAGVAEAAPAAASAPASPAPAATEDKFISTRYGSTLPPWSAAHAFTNLYGPKAAQKTVTATVVGNLRVTEVGTEYDTHHIVLDFGSMPFPVLEGQSIGVIPPGVDEKGRPHHARQYSIASPRNGERAGHNNLSLTIKRVLEDHSGKPVRGVASNYMCDLQVGDKVEVIGPFGASFLMPNHPRSHIVMICTGTGSAPMRAMTEWRRRLRASGKFEGGKLMLFFGARTQQELPYFGPLQNLPKDFIDINLAFSRTPGQPKKYVQDALRERAADVAALLKDPNAHFYVCGLKSMEEGVVLALRDIATQAGLDWETVGAALQREGRLHLETY from the coding sequence ATGAATGCGCCCGTTGAACTCGCTGTCATCCAGCAGCACCTGATCGATCCGGAGATCTGCATCCGGTGCAACACCTGCGAGGCGACCTGCCCCGTGGGTGCGATCACGCACGACGCGAACAACTACGTGGTCGATGCGGACAAGTGCAACCTGTGCATGGCCTGCGTGCCGCCGTGCCCCACGGGCTCGATCGACAACTGGCGCACCATGCCCAAGGCGCGCGCGTACTCCATCGAGGACCAGTTCGGCTGGGAGTCCCTGCCCGCCGAACTGCCCGCGGAGGAACTCGCGGCCGCGGGCGTGGCCGAGGCCGCGCCCGCCGCGGCGTCGGCCCCCGCGAGCCCTGCGCCCGCGGCCACGGAAGACAAGTTCATCAGCACCCGCTACGGTTCCACGCTGCCGCCCTGGTCGGCCGCCCACGCGTTCACCAACCTCTACGGCCCCAAGGCCGCGCAGAAGACCGTCACGGCCACCGTGGTGGGCAACCTGCGCGTGACGGAGGTCGGCACCGAGTACGACACGCACCACATCGTGCTCGATTTCGGCAGCATGCCCTTCCCCGTGCTCGAGGGGCAGAGCATCGGCGTGATCCCGCCCGGTGTCGATGAAAAAGGCCGGCCGCACCACGCGCGCCAGTACAGCATCGCGAGCCCGCGCAACGGCGAGCGCGCAGGCCACAACAACCTCTCGCTCACCATCAAGCGCGTGCTCGAGGACCACTCGGGCAAGCCGGTGCGCGGCGTGGCCAGCAACTACATGTGCGACTTGCAGGTGGGCGACAAGGTCGAGGTGATCGGGCCGTTCGGCGCGAGCTTCCTCATGCCCAACCACCCGCGCAGCCACATCGTGATGATCTGCACCGGCACCGGTTCGGCCCCCATGCGCGCCATGACCGAATGGCGCCGGCGCCTGCGCGCCTCGGGCAAGTTCGAGGGTGGCAAGCTCATGCTGTTCTTCGGCGCGCGCACGCAGCAGGAACTGCCGTACTTCGGTCCGCTGCAGAACCTGCCCAAGGACTTCATCGACATCAATCTGGCCTTCAGCCGCACGCCGGGCCAGCCCAAGAAGTACGTGCAGGACGCGCTGCGCGAGCGCGCGGCCGACGTTGCCGCCCTGCTCAAGGACCCGAACGCGCACTTCTACGTGTGCGGCTTGAAGAGCATGGAAGAGGGGGTGGTGCTCGCGCTGCGCGACATCGCCACCCAGGCCGGGCTCGATTGGGAAACCGTGGGCGCTGCACTGCAGCGCGAAGGCCGGCTGCACCTCGAGACCTACTGA
- a CDS encoding DUF3305 domain-containing protein: MHAKHTSLPARHRPAIEVDVVMRREPVAGAMARWQPWRWVLADVMLHAGPDETALLARDEHHEPQAVEPIDAAQAPEGSSHWLYPRFRVELFRDDAEGYYLNLESPQPCFWVLWRPDESRLLDGEPVAVPQAASLSYHDAGRWLDAQERVDQVPAPEEVVDWMRGFVDATYVPEPKKRKRPESFRPLTDRFGQPVRVSTDKLRRGGAGQ, translated from the coding sequence ATGCACGCCAAGCACACGTCCCTGCCCGCACGACACCGGCCCGCGATCGAGGTCGATGTCGTGATGCGGCGCGAGCCCGTGGCCGGCGCCATGGCGCGCTGGCAGCCCTGGCGCTGGGTGCTGGCCGATGTGATGCTGCACGCCGGCCCCGATGAAACCGCGCTGCTCGCGCGCGACGAACACCACGAGCCGCAGGCCGTGGAGCCGATCGACGCCGCGCAGGCCCCCGAGGGCAGCAGCCACTGGCTGTACCCGCGCTTTCGGGTCGAGCTGTTCCGCGACGACGCCGAAGGCTACTACCTCAACCTCGAAAGCCCGCAGCCCTGCTTCTGGGTGCTGTGGCGGCCCGACGAATCCCGGCTGCTCGACGGCGAGCCCGTGGCCGTGCCGCAGGCCGCGTCGCTGAGCTACCACGACGCCGGCCGCTGGCTCGACGCCCAGGAGCGCGTGGACCAGGTGCCCGCGCCCGAGGAGGTGGTCGACTGGATGCGCGGCTTCGTCGACGCCACCTACGTGCCCGAGCCCAAGAAGCGCAAGCGCCCCGAGAGCTTTCGCCCGCTCACCGACCGCTTCGGCCAGCCGGTGCGCGTGTCCACCGACAAGCTGCGCCGTGGCGGCGCAGGCCAATGA